From Corvus cornix cornix isolate S_Up_H32 chromosome 5, ASM73873v5, whole genome shotgun sequence, the proteins below share one genomic window:
- the ZFP36L1 gene encoding mRNA decay activator protein ZFP36L1, which translates to MSTALVSPTIFDLSEVLCKSNKMLNYSPSGVSGCLLDRKAVGTPAGGGFPRRHSVTLPNSKFHQNQLLSSLKGEPAPMLGPRESRFRDRSFSEGGERLLQQKQPGGQVNSSRYKTELCRPFEENGACKYGDKCQFAHGIHELRSLTRHPKYKTELCRTFHTIGFCPYGPRCHFIHNAEERRAVAGSREPAVTDRPRLQHSFSFAGFPSTAASGLLDSPTSITPPPMLSADDLLGSPTLPDCASNPFTFSSQELVSLFAPSMGVQVPSGSSPTTFLFRPMSESPNLFDSPPSPQDSLSDQEGYLSSSSSSHSGSDSPILDTSRRLPIFSRLSISDD; encoded by the exons ATGTCCACAGCCCTGGTGTCGCCCACCATCTTCGACTTGAGCGAAGTTTTATGCAAG AGCAACAAGATGTTGAATTATAGCCCCTCGGGTGTCAGCGGGTGCCTGCTGGACAGGAAGGCGGTGGGCACCCCGGCGGGCGGGGGTTTCCCTAGGAGGCACTCTGTCACTCTGCCCAACTCCAAGTTTCACCAGAaccagctcctcagcagcctgAAAGGGGAGCCGGCTCCTATGCTGGGCCCCCGGGAAAGCCGCTTTCGGGACCGCTCCTTCTCCGAGGGTGGTGAGCGcctgctgcagcaaaagcagcctGGGGGACAGGTGAACTCCAGCCGCTATAAGACAGAGCTGTGCCGGCCCTTCGAGGAGAACGGTGCCTGCAAGTATGGTGACAAGTGCCAGTTCGCCCACGGCATCCACGAGCTGCGGAGCCTCACCCGTCACCCCAAGTACAAGACCGAGCTGTGCCGCACTTTCCACACCATCGGCTTCTGCCCCTATGGGCCGCGCTGCCACTTCATCCACAACGCGGAGGAGCGCCGCGCCGTGGCGGGGAGCCGGGAGCCCGCCGTCACCGACAGACCCCgcctgcagcacagcttcagCTTTGCCggcttccccagcactgctgccagcgGGCTGCTGGACAGCCCCACTTCCATCACACCGCCGCCCATGCTGAGCGCTGACGACCTGCTGGGCTCCCCCACCTTGCCTGACTGCGCCAGCAACCCTTTCACCTtctccagccaggagctggtCAGTCTCTTTGCCCCCAGCATGGGGGTGCAGGTGCCCAGTGGGAGCTCCCCCACCACCTTCTTGTTCAGGCCCATGTCCGAGTCCCCCAACCTGTTTGACTCGCCACCCAGTCCTCAGGACTCCCTCTCTGACCAGGAGGGCTatctgagcagctccagcagcagccacagcgGCTCAGATTCCCCTATCCTGGACACCTCAAGACGTCTTCCCATCTTCAGCAGACTCTCCATCTCTGACGACTAA